One stretch of Prunus persica cultivar Lovell chromosome G1, Prunus_persica_NCBIv2, whole genome shotgun sequence DNA includes these proteins:
- the LOC18788640 gene encoding uncharacterized protein LOC18788640, with product MENYSYPDSRESSPRSREIDCETASWADDQPPSATSTYKVKFMCSYGGKIQPRPHDHQLAYVGGDTKILAVDRNIKLSAFASKLASLCDTPNDVVCFKYQLPGEDLDALISVTNDEDLEHMMIEYDRLYRASAKPARLRLFLFPLGNNPSASFGSNESKSERQWFVDALNSVQIGSPDGSSPTAPVTASPANPDFLFGFDKGYSAVPVQKFPETVTPPTVPDSLVKSPLVGSEDRQVVGEQVMSQVEIQRQIQELQRMQIAAGHEPTTIYHRKSDEIGNPRAYTPDYYSQKLPENLAPVQGSSPVAMPTPVQMPTAYMPERHMNTGGYPVAAGQSGPEQPVYLISTPTGVYQAPAHRPATGPVGQAYYGVPQRMVPEVYRDAQAYNTAVAAQQAQQVQQVQQAQQVQQAQQVQQAQQAQQAQQVQHAQQAQQAQQAKVGAYSEGFAQVGYEAVGRQVYYTTAGGVVSSYQTVAPVAVDGRQGGVGALNQIQDDK from the exons ATGGAGAACTACTCCTACCCGGACTCCCGCGAGTCCTCTCCTCGCTCCCGCGAAATCGACTGCGAAACTGCCTCCTGGGCCGACGACCAACCACCGTCCGCCACGTCCACCTACAAGGTCAAGTTCATGTGCAGCTACGGGGGCAAAATCCAGCCCCGCCCGCATGACCACCAGCTCGCCTACGTTGGCGGCGACACCAAAATCCTCGCCGTAGATCGCAACATCAAGCTCTCCGCTTTCGCCTCCAAGCTCGCCTCCCTCTGCGACACACCCAACGACGTCGTCTGCTTCAAGTACCAGCTCCCCGGCGAAGATCTCGACGCCCTCATATCCGTCACGAACGACGAGGACCTCGAACACATGATGATCGAGTACGACCGCCTCTACCGCGCTTCCGCTAAACCCGCAAGGCTCAGGCTTTTCCTCTTCCCTCTCGGCAACAACCCTTCCGCTAGCTTCGGCTCCAACGAGAGTAAGTCGGAGCGGCAGTGGTTCGTCGACGCTCTGAATTCGGTTCAGATTGGCTCTCCCGATGGTTCTTCTCCGACGGCTCCGGTCACGGCGTCGCCGGCGAACCCGGATTTCTTGTTCGGGTTCGATAAGGGGTACTCGGCTGTACCGGTTCAGAAATTTCCCGAAACGGTTACTCCTCCGACGGTTCCCGATTCGCTTGTGAAAAGCCCTCTGGTTGGATCGGAGGATCGGCAGGTGGTCGGAGAACAGGTGATGTCTCAGGTGGAGATTCAGAGGCAGATCCAGGAGTTGCAGAGGATGCAAATCGCCGCTGGTCATGAGCCGACGACGATCTATCATCGGAAAAGCGATGAAATCGGAAATCCTAGGGCTTATACCCCCGATTACTACTCTCAGAAACTTCCAGAAAACCTAGCACCAGTGCAAGGATCTTCTCCGGTGGCAATGCCGACACCTGTGCAAATGCCTACTGCCTATATGCCGGAGAGGCACATGAACACTGGGGGTTATCCGGTGGCGGCTGGTCAGTCTGGACCGGAGCAGCCAGTTTACCTCATTTCAACGCCGACCGGTGTGTACCAGGCGCCGGCTCATAGACCCGCGACTGGACCGGTTGGTCAGGCGTACTATGGAGTACCGCAGAGGATGGTACCGGAGGTGTACCGGGACGCTCAGGCATACAATACTGCAGTGGCAGCACAGCAAGCTCAGCAAGTACAGCAAGTGCAGCAAGCTCAGCAAGTGCAGCAAGCTCAGCAAGTACAGCAAGCTCAGCAAGCTCAGCAAGCTCAGCAAGTACAGCACGCTCAACAAGCACAGCAGGCTCAGCAGGCAAAGGTTGGAGCTTATAGTGAAGGGTTTGCACAGGTTGGATACGAAGCGGTTGGGAGGCAGGTGTACTACACAACAGCTGGAGGTGTCGTTTCCTCATATCAAACGGTGGCCCCGGTGGCAGTAGACGGAAGACAAGGTGGTGTTGGTGCGTTGAATCAAATTCAAGACG ACAAGTGA